One genomic segment of Nocardioides cavernaquae includes these proteins:
- a CDS encoding MCE family protein has protein sequence MLNRYRIVGALTTLAVLGGTTTACGPFGGDARTVSAYFEDTAGLFVGNEVGVLGVPVGTVTEIEPQGEKVKVTFDITDESVKVPANVGALVVARSVATDRYIELSPVFHSGDEELPAGAEIPITRTKTPVEWDEILAALDRFTNGLAGTDGKAGALSNLLAVGAKALDGTGATANQTLSDVAKAAEALSSHRGDLTGSIDNLATLTQVLASNGKTIDEFSSSVTAAVAMFDSEKEEFGKALTSLSSALNQLATFVKNNRSALKQTTTGLTEVTTDLLKHRAQLGEAVEDLPLAFENLGKAVTHNGYVNVRLPLQDLSPVPDLTDALCQALPANLCNALGLDPLTSLSDLLNILGGGAL, from the coding sequence GTGCTGAACCGCTACCGAATCGTGGGTGCCCTGACCACGCTCGCCGTCCTGGGTGGGACCACCACCGCATGTGGCCCGTTCGGCGGGGACGCGCGCACGGTCTCGGCGTACTTCGAGGACACCGCGGGCCTCTTCGTCGGCAACGAGGTCGGGGTGCTCGGCGTCCCCGTGGGCACCGTCACCGAGATCGAGCCGCAGGGCGAGAAGGTGAAGGTCACCTTCGACATCACCGACGAGTCCGTCAAGGTTCCGGCGAACGTGGGCGCACTGGTGGTGGCCCGCTCTGTTGCGACCGACCGGTACATCGAGCTCTCCCCGGTGTTCCACAGCGGTGACGAGGAGCTCCCCGCTGGCGCGGAGATCCCGATCACCCGCACCAAGACGCCGGTGGAGTGGGACGAGATCCTTGCGGCTCTCGACCGGTTCACCAACGGCCTGGCCGGCACCGACGGCAAGGCGGGTGCGTTGAGCAACCTCCTGGCCGTGGGCGCCAAGGCGCTGGACGGCACCGGTGCGACGGCCAACCAGACCCTGTCCGATGTGGCCAAGGCAGCGGAGGCTCTCTCGAGCCACCGTGGTGACCTGACCGGATCGATCGACAACCTGGCGACGCTGACGCAGGTCCTTGCCTCCAACGGCAAGACGATCGACGAGTTCTCCTCGAGCGTCACCGCCGCCGTCGCGATGTTCGACAGCGAGAAGGAGGAGTTCGGCAAGGCGCTGACCAGCCTGAGCAGCGCACTGAACCAGCTCGCCACCTTCGTCAAGAACAACCGCAGCGCGCTGAAGCAGACCACGACCGGTCTGACCGAGGTGACCACCGACCTCCTGAAGCACCGTGCCCAGCTGGGTGAGGCTGTCGAGGACCTGCCGCTTGCCTTCGAGAACCTCGGCAAGGCGGTCACCCACAACGGCTACGTGAACGTGCGCCTGCCGCTCCAGGACCTGTCGCCCGTTCCGGACCTGACCGATGCTCTCTGCCAGGCGCTCCCGGCCAACCTGTGCAACGCGCTCGGCCTCGATCCGCTGACCTCGCTCAGTGACCTGCTGAACATCCTGGGTGGAGGAGCACTGTGA
- a CDS encoding phospholipase D-like domain-containing protein — MSQRPLPERLFRTLRRTVLTIFGIQIALAVTLTLVDSYRRRNKKPKPFPVTPPIEVPVGDGTVTTYTYGQDLYDDMLAAIDGAQKQVLFETYIWKGDEIGQKFKDALIRAADRGVAVHVIYDGFANLVVPPTFKRFPSSIKVLRFPVYNAGLRFYNARYWGRDHRKILVVDDSVGFVGGYNIGTAYATEWRDTHCRVTGPGVWDLQRAFADFWNLHRERRLRRSERPLLLETASEWEPRMRFHRNDPTMWSFPIRSMYLEAINRATQNVWMTHAYFIPDPNFVDTLREAAQRGVDVRILLPRKSNHIVADWISRGYFGQMLDAGVRIFRFRDAMVHAKTATIDGKWSTIGTANVDRLSLQGNYEINVEFIDGSLASAMEKIYEVDLSNCAELTTAEWESRDIYRRFTEAVLAPLRPLL; from the coding sequence GTGAGCCAGCGCCCCCTCCCCGAACGCCTGTTCCGGACGCTGCGGCGCACCGTGCTCACCATCTTCGGCATCCAGATCGCGCTCGCGGTCACGCTGACCCTCGTCGACTCCTATCGCCGACGCAACAAGAAGCCCAAGCCCTTCCCGGTGACCCCTCCGATCGAGGTCCCGGTCGGCGACGGCACGGTCACGACGTACACCTACGGCCAGGACCTGTACGACGACATGCTGGCCGCGATCGACGGCGCCCAGAAGCAGGTGCTCTTCGAGACCTACATCTGGAAGGGCGACGAGATCGGCCAGAAGTTCAAGGATGCGCTGATCCGTGCCGCCGACCGCGGCGTCGCCGTCCACGTCATCTACGACGGGTTCGCCAACCTGGTCGTGCCTCCGACGTTCAAGCGGTTCCCGTCGAGCATCAAGGTGCTCCGGTTCCCGGTCTACAACGCCGGCCTGCGCTTCTACAACGCACGCTACTGGGGTCGCGACCACCGCAAGATCCTGGTCGTCGACGACAGCGTGGGCTTCGTGGGCGGCTACAACATCGGCACGGCCTACGCGACCGAGTGGCGCGACACCCACTGCCGCGTCACCGGACCGGGCGTCTGGGACCTGCAGCGGGCGTTCGCGGACTTCTGGAACCTTCACCGCGAGCGTCGCCTCCGTCGCAGCGAGCGCCCCCTGCTCCTCGAGACGGCGTCCGAGTGGGAGCCGCGCATGCGCTTCCACCGCAACGACCCGACCATGTGGAGCTTCCCGATCCGGTCGATGTACCTCGAGGCGATCAACCGCGCCACGCAGAACGTCTGGATGACCCACGCCTACTTCATCCCGGACCCGAACTTCGTCGACACCCTCCGTGAGGCCGCCCAGCGCGGCGTCGACGTGCGCATCCTGCTCCCCCGCAAGTCCAACCACATCGTGGCCGACTGGATCTCCCGCGGGTACTTCGGCCAGATGCTCGACGCGGGCGTGCGGATCTTCCGCTTCCGCGACGCGATGGTCCACGCGAAGACCGCCACCATCGATGGCAAGTGGTCGACCATCGGCACTGCCAACGTCGACCGGCTGAGCCTGCAGGGCAACTACGAGATCAACGTCGAGTTCATCGACGGCAGCCTCGCCAGCGCGATGGAGAAGATCTACGAGGTCGACCTCTCCAACTGCGCCGAGCTCACCACCGCCGAGTGGGAGTCACGCGACATCTACCGCCGCTTCACCGAAGCAGTGCTCGCTCCGCTCCGCCCGCTGCTGTAG
- the uvrB gene encoding excinuclease ABC subunit UvrB — MRPVTDLERRVAPLSVISDYEPSGDQPAAIAEITRRLKAGVEDIVLLGATGTGKTATVAWVAEQVQRPLLVLQPNKTLAAQFANELRSLFPDNAVEYFVSYYDYYQPEAYVPQTDTYIEKDSSINEEVERLRHSATNSLLTRRDVIVVSTVSCIYGLGTPQEYVDRMLRLKVGEEHDRDAILRRLVEIQYTRNDMAFTRGTFRVRGDTLEIFPVYEELAVRIEFFGDEIERLMTLHPVTGEVVTEDSELHVFPATHYVAGPERMERAIRGIEAELTEQLSTFERQGKLLEAQRLRMRTTYDVEMMRQVGSCSGIENYSMHMDGRERGTAPNTLLDYFPEDFVLIVDESHVAVPQIGGMYEGDMSRKRNLVDHGFRLPSAMDNRPLRWEEFLERIGQTVYLSATPGNYELDKVQGDVVEQIIRPTGLIDPEVVIKPTKGQIDDLIHEIRLRTEKNERVLVTTLTKKMSEDLTDYLLDAGIRTRYLHSEVDTLRRIELLRELRLGQYDVLVGINLLREGLDLPEVSLVAILDADKEGFLRSDKSLIQTIGRAARNVSGQVFMYADKITPSMEKAIDETNRRREIQVAYNTERGIDPQPLRKKIADISEMLAREAESTDELLADWQKAGTPKKAPVPNLSKLHADAPDTLGLPSTDLAELVQQLTEQMKNAAAELQFEVAARLRDEISDLKKELRQMIEATK, encoded by the coding sequence ATGCGACCAGTGACCGATCTCGAGCGCCGCGTCGCGCCGTTGAGCGTGATCTCCGACTACGAGCCGTCGGGTGACCAGCCGGCTGCGATCGCGGAGATCACGCGTCGGTTGAAGGCCGGCGTCGAGGACATCGTGCTGCTCGGTGCGACCGGCACAGGCAAGACCGCGACGGTTGCCTGGGTCGCCGAGCAGGTCCAGCGTCCGCTCCTGGTGCTGCAGCCCAACAAGACGCTCGCGGCGCAGTTCGCCAACGAGCTGAGGTCGCTCTTCCCGGACAACGCTGTGGAGTACTTCGTCAGCTACTACGACTACTACCAGCCCGAGGCCTACGTGCCTCAGACGGACACCTACATCGAGAAGGACTCCTCGATCAACGAGGAGGTCGAGCGGCTGCGTCACTCCGCGACCAACAGCCTGCTCACCCGGCGCGACGTCATCGTGGTCTCGACGGTCTCCTGCATCTACGGCCTCGGCACTCCGCAGGAGTACGTCGACAGGATGCTCCGGCTGAAGGTGGGGGAGGAGCACGACCGCGACGCGATCCTGCGCCGGCTGGTCGAGATCCAGTACACCCGCAACGACATGGCATTCACCCGTGGCACCTTCCGGGTGCGTGGCGACACCCTCGAGATCTTCCCGGTCTACGAGGAGCTGGCGGTCCGCATCGAGTTCTTCGGTGACGAGATCGAGCGGCTGATGACGCTGCACCCGGTGACCGGTGAGGTGGTCACCGAGGACTCCGAGCTCCACGTCTTCCCGGCGACCCACTACGTGGCGGGTCCCGAGCGCATGGAGCGCGCAATCCGTGGCATCGAGGCCGAGCTCACCGAGCAGCTGTCCACCTTCGAGCGGCAGGGCAAGCTGCTCGAGGCGCAGCGCCTGCGCATGCGCACGACGTACGACGTGGAGATGATGCGCCAGGTGGGTTCCTGCTCCGGCATCGAGAACTACTCGATGCACATGGATGGTCGCGAGCGGGGGACTGCGCCCAACACGCTGCTCGACTACTTCCCGGAGGACTTCGTCCTCATCGTCGACGAGTCGCACGTGGCGGTTCCCCAGATCGGCGGCATGTACGAAGGCGACATGTCGCGCAAGCGCAACCTGGTGGACCACGGCTTCCGGCTGCCCAGTGCGATGGACAACCGGCCGCTGCGCTGGGAGGAGTTCCTCGAGCGCATCGGCCAGACCGTCTATCTCTCCGCGACGCCGGGCAACTACGAGCTCGACAAGGTCCAGGGAGACGTCGTCGAGCAGATCATCCGCCCGACCGGCCTGATCGACCCCGAGGTGGTGATCAAGCCGACCAAGGGGCAGATCGACGACCTGATCCACGAGATCCGCCTGCGCACGGAGAAGAACGAGCGCGTCCTGGTCACGACGCTGACCAAGAAGATGTCCGAGGACCTGACCGACTACCTCCTCGACGCCGGCATCCGCACGCGCTACCTGCACTCCGAGGTCGACACGCTGCGCCGGATCGAGCTGCTGCGCGAGCTGCGCCTCGGTCAGTACGACGTCCTCGTGGGCATCAACCTGCTCCGCGAGGGCCTCGACCTCCCTGAGGTGTCGCTGGTGGCGATCCTCGACGCGGACAAGGAGGGCTTCCTGCGCTCCGACAAGTCGCTCATCCAGACCATCGGCCGCGCTGCGCGCAACGTGTCGGGCCAGGTGTTCATGTATGCCGACAAGATCACGCCCTCGATGGAGAAGGCGATCGACGAGACCAACCGTCGCCGCGAGATCCAGGTCGCCTACAACACCGAGCGCGGCATCGACCCTCAACCGCTGCGCAAGAAGATCGCGGACATCTCGGAGATGCTCGCCCGCGAGGCCGAGTCGACCGACGAGCTGCTTGCGGACTGGCAGAAGGCAGGCACCCCGAAGAAGGCGCCAGTCCCCAACCTCTCCAAGCTGCACGCGGACGCGCCCGACACGCTCGGGCTCCCGTCGACGGACCTGGCCGAGCTGGTCCAGCAGCTGACCGAGCAGATGAAGAACGCCGCCGCCGAGCTCCAGTTCGAGGTCGCCGCCCGACTGCGCGATGAGATCTCCGACCTGAAGAAGGAGCTCCGCCAGATGATCGAGGCGACCAAGTGA
- a CDS encoding MlaD family protein translates to MRKLDKLALSFVALIVVFLLLIAYMVTSVLKLPLTGRADQITVHLKTTGGLFEGSPVDYRGSRVGTVTSILVGEDGPDATVTFKNGAEVPSDSVAKVISLSPVGEQFLDLRPKKDGPPYFKDGDEITAEAVDLPITVASAADNLDDLLDEINDEDIKILMHELNTAIDGAGPDLDQLLDSSNELVASLDEAWPRTDALLTNGLTVNQILARHQGDLITFSKSAKDLTTWLKAFDPTFARILKNAPADFDTVGLLVKDLGPILPALLRNLNSATDLLADRDASLRALGVTTPLTVGKVNSSIRNGTWYLRAFVDGEALCDYGGPKPKPTVSGRNELFRPGQCGSSPARWRGANHSLPPIDR, encoded by the coding sequence ATGCGCAAACTCGACAAGCTCGCACTCAGCTTCGTGGCGCTCATCGTGGTGTTCCTGCTGCTGATCGCCTACATGGTGACGTCGGTCCTGAAGCTTCCGCTCACGGGCCGCGCTGACCAGATCACGGTGCACCTGAAGACGACCGGTGGCCTCTTCGAGGGGTCCCCGGTGGACTACCGCGGTTCCCGCGTCGGCACGGTGACGTCGATCCTGGTCGGCGAGGACGGGCCGGACGCCACCGTCACGTTCAAGAACGGCGCAGAGGTCCCGTCGGACTCGGTGGCGAAGGTGATCAGCCTGAGCCCCGTCGGTGAGCAGTTCCTCGACCTCCGTCCGAAGAAGGACGGTCCGCCGTACTTCAAGGATGGCGACGAGATCACCGCCGAAGCCGTGGACCTGCCGATCACGGTCGCGTCCGCTGCCGACAACCTCGACGACCTGCTCGACGAGATCAACGACGAGGACATCAAGATCCTCATGCACGAGCTCAACACCGCCATCGACGGCGCCGGTCCGGACCTGGACCAGCTCCTCGACTCCAGCAACGAGCTCGTGGCGTCCCTCGACGAGGCCTGGCCCCGCACGGATGCGCTGCTGACCAACGGCCTGACGGTCAACCAGATCCTCGCGCGTCACCAGGGCGACCTGATCACGTTCTCCAAGTCCGCCAAGGACCTGACGACCTGGCTGAAGGCGTTCGACCCGACGTTCGCGCGGATCCTGAAGAACGCTCCGGCCGACTTCGACACCGTCGGGCTGCTCGTGAAGGACCTCGGTCCGATCCTGCCCGCGCTGCTCCGCAACCTGAACTCGGCCACGGACCTCCTGGCCGACCGGGACGCGAGCCTCCGGGCCCTCGGTGTCACGACGCCGCTGACGGTCGGCAAGGTCAACAGCTCGATCCGCAACGGCACCTGGTACCTCCGGGCGTTCGTCGACGGCGAGGCGCTGTGTGACTACGGCGGCCCGAAGCCCAAGCCGACGGTCAGCGGGCGCAACGAGCTGTTCCGCCCGGGGCAGTGCGGCAGCAGCCCTGCCCGCTGGCGTGGCGCGAACCACTCGCTCCCGCCGATCGACCGCTGA
- a CDS encoding MCE family protein has product MNIRLTTAAIAGVTLMASGCSFTAEDLARANNNRGDGYIVKVAVPDALNLPDGAPVRIGGVSIGKVRDVEAKDYEAIVSLQINKDTVITDAARARLRYTTALGEMYVQVEPSDQGTKLSDGAMLDRTQVNTAPSVEDALASASLLINGGGLGSIQTIVDELNTALEGRIPTTHGLIKKLDTFLGTVTQSQREIDRILTALAASSTTLNQREGTINKALTEIRPAAKTLAENTDDLAALLKQADKLGRTAKRIVDANRDDVTLIVKELGPVLAEVNNNSGAVLNALDGITEAAPYVNQAVPNNYANLWARVHLGAGLLNIGGLPTSGGSTGGTGGTGGGQLLPGVPNPLDIVGNVLGGAL; this is encoded by the coding sequence GTGAACATTCGACTCACCACAGCCGCAATCGCGGGGGTGACGCTCATGGCTTCCGGCTGCAGCTTCACCGCCGAGGACCTCGCGCGGGCCAACAACAACCGAGGCGATGGCTACATCGTCAAGGTCGCTGTGCCGGACGCGCTCAACCTCCCGGACGGAGCGCCGGTCCGCATCGGCGGCGTCTCGATCGGCAAGGTGCGCGATGTCGAGGCCAAGGACTACGAGGCCATCGTCAGCCTGCAGATCAACAAGGACACGGTGATCACGGACGCAGCGCGTGCGCGCCTGCGTTACACCACTGCCCTCGGCGAGATGTACGTCCAGGTCGAGCCGTCGGACCAGGGCACCAAGCTCAGCGACGGCGCGATGCTGGACCGCACGCAGGTCAACACGGCACCCTCCGTCGAGGACGCGCTCGCGTCGGCCTCGTTGCTGATCAACGGTGGTGGCCTGGGATCGATCCAGACCATCGTCGACGAGCTCAACACCGCGCTCGAGGGCCGGATCCCGACGACGCACGGGCTGATCAAGAAGCTCGACACGTTCCTCGGGACGGTCACGCAGAGCCAGCGCGAGATCGACCGGATCCTGACCGCCCTGGCGGCGAGCTCGACCACGCTGAACCAGCGTGAGGGCACGATCAACAAGGCGCTGACGGAGATCCGTCCTGCCGCGAAGACCCTCGCGGAGAACACTGACGACCTGGCCGCGCTGCTCAAGCAGGCGGACAAGCTCGGGCGCACCGCCAAGCGGATCGTCGACGCCAACCGCGACGACGTGACCCTGATCGTCAAGGAGCTGGGCCCGGTGCTTGCCGAGGTCAACAACAACAGCGGCGCCGTGCTCAACGCGCTCGACGGGATCACCGAGGCTGCGCCTTACGTGAACCAGGCGGTTCCGAACAACTACGCCAACCTGTGGGCCAGGGTCCACCTTGGTGCGGGCCTGCTGAACATCGGCGGTCTGCCCACGTCCGGCGGCTCGACCGGTGGCACTGGCGGCACGGGCGGCGGCCAGCTGCTGCCCGGCGTACCCAATCCGCTGGACATCGTCGGCAACGTCCTGGGAGGAGCCCTCTGA
- a CDS encoding MCE family protein has protein sequence MTGFRQTMIKVVIFALLCLLMFVMLYNTMTNVVEGDRQTWKARFTSVSGLRPGDDVRVAGVKVGRVESVEIIDNDQAQVTFQLQEDQKVYESTRLALRYQNLLGQRYLSLTAGAERGTPLSADKELGTGMTDPGFDLTALLNGFKPIFDTLQPGEINKFAENIIAVLQGQGPSVESLLKQTADTAKFLADRDQVFTQVLDNLTPVLENLASKSGEFDATVQQLTQLMSGLSAQRQTFASSIDTLGGLVGTTSDLLADIRPSVKYDVQQLRKTANILATNRARIGKSVDALPVVFGGLARAGSYYSALNIYFCNFALDAGLGPIWIGGPDGPYSEVCR, from the coding sequence ATGACCGGCTTTCGCCAGACGATGATCAAGGTCGTCATCTTCGCGCTGCTCTGCCTGCTGATGTTCGTGATGCTCTACAACACGATGACCAACGTCGTGGAGGGTGACCGCCAGACCTGGAAGGCCCGCTTCACCTCGGTGAGCGGCCTGCGTCCGGGAGACGACGTCCGTGTGGCCGGCGTCAAGGTCGGCCGCGTGGAGAGCGTCGAGATCATCGACAACGACCAGGCGCAGGTGACCTTCCAGCTCCAGGAGGACCAGAAGGTCTACGAGTCCACCCGGCTCGCGCTCCGCTACCAGAACCTCCTCGGCCAGCGGTACCTCTCGCTGACCGCCGGCGCGGAGCGGGGCACCCCGCTCAGCGCTGACAAGGAGCTGGGCACCGGCATGACCGACCCGGGCTTCGACCTCACCGCGCTGCTCAACGGCTTCAAGCCGATCTTCGACACGCTGCAGCCGGGCGAGATCAACAAGTTCGCGGAGAACATCATCGCCGTGCTGCAGGGTCAGGGCCCGTCCGTCGAGTCCCTGCTCAAGCAGACCGCCGACACGGCCAAGTTCCTCGCGGACCGCGACCAGGTGTTCACGCAGGTCCTCGACAACCTGACGCCGGTGCTCGAGAACCTGGCCAGCAAGTCCGGTGAGTTCGACGCCACCGTGCAACAGCTCACCCAGCTGATGTCGGGCCTGTCGGCCCAGCGCCAGACGTTCGCCTCGTCGATCGACACCCTCGGCGGGCTGGTGGGCACGACATCGGACCTGCTCGCCGACATCCGTCCGTCGGTGAAGTACGACGTGCAGCAGCTCCGCAAGACCGCCAACATCCTGGCCACGAACCGTGCCCGGATCGGCAAGTCGGTTGACGCCCTCCCGGTCGTCTTCGGCGGCCTGGCCCGTGCCGGGTCGTACTACTCGGCGCTGAACATCTACTTCTGCAACTTCGCCCTCGACGCCGGGCTCGGTCCCATCTGGATCGGCGGCCCCGACGGTCCCTACTCGGAGGTGTGCCGATGA
- a CDS encoding MlaE family ABC transporter permease: MLAKTVSSTKGTMLRMGDLATFLMRVITSVPGVIKNYRKEVLRQIMDIAWGSGAILVGGGTIGVMILLGLSSGTSLGIEGFNGLELIGLAPLTGFVSASVNTRELAPLVASLALAAQVGCRFTAQLGSMKLHEEIDALEVMAVNPIEFLVTTRVVAAMTAILPLYLIGLLGSWMASKFAVVVIFGQSPGQYDHYFNTFISGTDVLYSIIKILVFSLLVSVLHCWFGMNASGGPQGVGEATGRAIRASIVIVVIFDMLLTLAFWGASPGFRIQG; the protein is encoded by the coding sequence ATGCTTGCCAAGACTGTCTCGTCCACCAAGGGCACCATGCTCCGCATGGGAGACCTCGCCACCTTCCTGATGCGCGTGATCACCTCGGTTCCGGGCGTGATCAAGAACTACCGCAAGGAAGTCCTCCGCCAGATCATGGACATCGCCTGGGGCTCCGGCGCGATCCTCGTCGGCGGCGGCACCATCGGCGTCATGATCCTGCTGGGTCTCTCCTCGGGCACCTCGCTCGGCATCGAGGGCTTCAACGGCCTCGAGCTGATCGGTCTGGCCCCGCTCACCGGCTTCGTCTCCGCCTCCGTCAACACCCGTGAGCTCGCCCCGCTCGTCGCCTCGCTGGCGCTGGCCGCGCAGGTCGGCTGCCGGTTCACCGCGCAGCTCGGCTCGATGAAGCTGCACGAGGAGATCGACGCCCTCGAGGTCATGGCGGTCAACCCGATCGAGTTCCTCGTGACCACCCGGGTGGTCGCGGCGATGACGGCGATCCTGCCGCTCTACCTCATCGGTCTGCTCGGGTCCTGGATGGCGTCGAAGTTCGCGGTCGTCGTGATCTTCGGTCAATCCCCAGGTCAGTACGACCACTACTTCAACACGTTCATCTCCGGAACCGACGTGTTGTATTCCATCATCAAGATCCTGGTCTTCTCGCTGCTCGTCTCCGTGCTGCACTGCTGGTTCGGCATGAACGCGAGCGGCGGACCGCAGGGCGTCGGTGAGGCCACCGGCCGAGCCATCCGCGCCTCCATCGTGATCGTGGTGATCTTCGACATGCTGCTCACCCTCGCTTTCTGGGGCGCAAGCCCCGGATTCCGGATCCAGGGCTGA
- a CDS encoding MCE family protein — translation MNLRNILLGNGRPPKSDVLLARGVIFTIVTALIVGGLYWMSRGVLADRLDATATFKNAGGSLVKSADVKYQGINVGKVYDLREGEGGAAKGGVVLDMHIDDKFAKDIPSNVTARVMPQSIFGTSFVDLIKPANPTGKFQSGTNILQDTSLQTLELQTILDGMDRVVAALGPADLSSMLGNLATSLDGKGQQLGQTITQLDTYLGKLNPKLPLVNQNLDLLAGNLEAFQKASPDLFAATDNILVTARTLTNNEENFHKLVQHGGQFFSDTNGLLTANEKALVDTLTHTAIVVDALYDTRSSLVRGVISIGTLSRNLKTLVRNNAMLRVDATAVNPTPRAYTRGDCFSFNGVRGRGC, via the coding sequence ATGAACCTTCGTAACATCCTCCTGGGCAACGGACGCCCACCGAAGAGCGATGTCCTCCTGGCCCGCGGCGTGATCTTCACGATCGTCACCGCGCTGATCGTCGGTGGCCTCTACTGGATGAGCCGCGGTGTGCTGGCCGACCGCCTCGACGCCACGGCAACGTTCAAGAACGCCGGTGGCTCGCTGGTCAAGAGCGCCGACGTCAAGTACCAGGGCATCAACGTCGGCAAGGTCTACGACCTGCGCGAGGGCGAGGGCGGTGCTGCCAAGGGCGGCGTCGTGCTCGACATGCACATCGATGACAAGTTCGCGAAGGACATTCCTTCCAACGTCACCGCACGTGTCATGCCGCAGAGCATCTTCGGCACCTCGTTCGTGGACCTGATCAAGCCGGCCAACCCGACGGGCAAGTTCCAGTCCGGCACCAACATCCTGCAGGACACCTCACTGCAGACGCTGGAGCTCCAGACGATCCTCGACGGCATGGACCGGGTCGTCGCGGCGCTCGGGCCGGCAGACCTGTCGTCGATGCTGGGCAACCTGGCCACGTCGCTCGACGGCAAGGGCCAGCAGCTCGGTCAGACGATCACGCAGCTCGACACCTACCTCGGCAAGCTGAACCCGAAGCTTCCGCTGGTCAACCAGAACCTCGACCTGCTTGCCGGCAACCTCGAGGCCTTCCAGAAGGCGTCGCCGGATCTCTTCGCTGCCACGGACAACATCCTCGTCACGGCGCGGACGCTGACCAACAACGAGGAGAACTTCCACAAGCTCGTCCAGCACGGTGGCCAGTTCTTCAGCGACACCAACGGGCTGCTCACCGCCAACGAGAAGGCGCTGGTCGACACACTGACCCACACCGCCATCGTTGTCGACGCCTTGTATGACACGCGCTCAAGCCTTGTCCGCGGTGTGATCTCGATCGGCACCCTGAGTAGGAACCTGAAGACCTTGGTCCGAAACAACGCGATGCTGCGTGTCGATGCCACGGCGGTCAACCCGACGCCGCGGGCGTACACACGTGGAGACTGCTTCAGCTTCAACGGCGTGCGCGGGCGGGGGTGCTGA
- a CDS encoding MCE family protein codes for MKPIYQFDKYRTGLVGIGLMAFLVALVIGASTLNIGARTYTAELANTGGLRVTEPVQVAGVTSGKVTGMELQGDKVKVTFTVDKDVKLGKDTRLDVKISTLLGTHYLAVMPAGSGDVSGSVIPVSQTHTPFNLQDVIEEGTPHANEYDVTTIEKSLQEMANVLETAGDDVKPAMVQVGKLSNLIASRSDDIGKLLGAASTVTKQLTDSSDDILSLMKTSDLILDTLNTRRETIHKLLVDLGVLGTQLNGVLQDTKADLGPTLRDLNTAIDLLKSHEKSLGLAVDNLATAAKYVANAAGSGPWVNLHSVGGSLPDAAACGRNILC; via the coding sequence ATGAAGCCCATCTACCAGTTCGACAAGTACCGCACCGGACTTGTCGGAATCGGCCTGATGGCCTTCCTGGTCGCCCTGGTCATCGGCGCGAGCACGCTGAACATCGGCGCTCGCACCTACACCGCCGAGCTTGCCAACACGGGTGGCCTCCGGGTCACCGAGCCCGTGCAGGTCGCTGGCGTCACCTCCGGCAAGGTCACCGGCATGGAGCTGCAGGGTGACAAGGTCAAGGTCACCTTCACGGTCGACAAGGACGTGAAGCTCGGCAAGGACACCCGGCTCGACGTCAAGATCTCGACCCTCCTCGGCACCCACTACCTGGCGGTCATGCCGGCGGGCAGCGGTGACGTCTCCGGCTCGGTGATCCCCGTGTCGCAGACGCACACGCCGTTCAACCTCCAGGACGTCATCGAGGAGGGCACGCCGCACGCGAACGAGTACGACGTGACCACCATCGAGAAGTCCCTGCAGGAGATGGCGAACGTCCTCGAGACGGCCGGTGACGACGTCAAGCCGGCGATGGTCCAGGTCGGCAAGCTGTCCAACCTGATCGCGTCGCGCAGCGACGACATCGGCAAGCTGCTCGGGGCGGCCTCGACCGTCACCAAGCAGCTCACCGACAGCAGCGACGACATCCTGTCGCTGATGAAGACGTCCGACCTGATCCTGGACACCCTCAACACCCGGCGGGAGACGATCCACAAGCTGCTCGTCGACCTCGGTGTCCTGGGCACCCAGCTCAACGGCGTACTGCAGGACACGAAGGCCGACCTCGGTCCGACGCTGCGTGACCTGAACACGGCGATCGACCTGCTCAAGTCCCACGAGAAGTCGCTCGGCCTCGCCGTCGACAACCTCGCGACGGCGGCCAAGTACGTCGCGAACGCGGCGGGCAGCGGCCCCTGGGTCAACCTGCACTCTGTCGGCGGCTCCCTTCCGGACGCCGCGGCCTGCGGAAGGAACATCCTGTGCTGA